CGCAATATACCGATGAGCCCATTGTTACACTTGCAGTTACCTATCATTCTGAGAACGGAAGCAATGACCGGCCGATATCGCCCTGCGGTATGTGCCGGCAGGCTTTATCTGAATATGAAAAACGTACCGGAAGCCCTATCCGGTTATTACTGGCGGGTATGGAAGGCCCTGTCTATATCATTAATACAATTAAGGATTTACTGCCACTGGCGTTCAGCAATGAAGACCTGGGCAATGGCTGATTTCTTTATAGCACTAGCCTGGCGGTAGCACTTCGTTAAAATAGCGGGTAACGGTTACCTGCGCAATATGCTTTCCCGGATAACGGGCTTTATACTGCCTCGTTAGGTCCTGCGTTAGCCCGATAACATTGTACTGTACCGGTTGAAGCGGAATCTCTTCCTGCCACCCTTCATGATTCAGGGTAAGCTTCCAGTTGTTAAACGTATATCCCACCTTGTAGAGCTGCCGGTTCCGGGAGTATTCCGCAACCTCGTTTGAACGGAAAATAAACCCGTTGCCCGTGGCTTCGCTTTTTAACGAATCGAGCAGCTGCTGGCGCAGCGTACGGGCTTCGGCGGCCCGCCGGGCTTTTACGGTAACGGCTGTTTTCCATTGATCATTCTCTATCCGCCTCCAGCCGTAGGCAGTTTCTACAGATCTCGAAAAAACAGCAATATAGAGAAGCGGTTTCCCTGCCTCCGCGCTTCGCAAGGTAATGGTGGTATTGCCGGTAGCATGAGCGGTTACCAAAACCCGGTCGCCCAGCCAGGCAGCCGTAGCAATTGCAGCATCCTTTGAAACCAGCACGGCATCATTTCCCGCATAGGATGGTAAGATCAATTGCTTTTCTGTTTCAGCCCACAAAGAAACGGTTTCCCGTTCCGCTACCTCGGGCAACCTGGTATCATTTTTACTACAGGCCATCGCCAGTAGTATTAACGAAATCAAAACAGGAAAGCATTGTTTTTTCATAAACGACAGTAAACGATGCCACAAGATAGAAAACAAACAAACAGTGTCGTTGAGTGCAAATCAGAAAGTAGTGTTAAAAGCAACAGGGTGTCCTCCATCACAGCAGATTTCCGTTTGCATTTTCAAGTTCAAAATGGCTGCCCCCGATCGGAAATAAAGCAGGCCGGTGACTTGAGCTACGCACCATTCTTGCTGCAGCATGCCAGGGAAATTGCCGCTAACCAAAAACCTGCAAAACGGCATCCGCAGCAGATCACTGTTTTGCTAAAACCGGCGCTCCAGTTCCACGCCTACTTTTCCTGCAAACCCGTCGATGGGAACCGTTAGCTTATAAAGGCTCATCCGTAGCAGCGAAATCACCGGGAACCGCTCTTTTAATTTATCGGCCAGTTCTGTAAGGAAGGTTTCCAGCAGCTCGCGAGGTTCCCGCATTTCGGTTTTTACCAGGTGATAGATTTCGGCATAGTTTAGCGTATCTTCCAGCTTAACGATCAATCCATCTTCCTTTGGAAACGAAACGGTCAGGTTCATTTCAAAAGCGTTGCCCGTTTTTTTTTCTTCAGCATATAAACCATGCCCTGCAAAAAAACGAAGCTGCTCCAGGTGTATCGTAACGAGTTGTGCCATTGGATTTATTTTTTGGCATTGCGGCTATAAAGGGAACATACAGTGCACGGGGTAGCCAGATAATCGCCGCATCCTGCCGGATGGATGTCACTAGTTTTCCTTCTGTTCTTACTGCATCTGCGGCCGTACTGTTTTAATGAATCCCTTTTTCACCAAGATAACGCTCAGCATCCAGGGCCGCCATACATCCGCTTCCCGCAGCTGTTACGGCCTGACGGTAAATCTTGTCCTGCACATCGCCTGAAGCAAAAACGCCTTCTATATTGGTTTTAGAGGTA
The sequence above is a segment of the Niabella agricola genome. Coding sequences within it:
- the folB gene encoding dihydroneopterin aldolase, whose product is MAQLVTIHLEQLRFFAGHGLYAEEKKTGNAFEMNLTVSFPKEDGLIVKLEDTLNYAEIYHLVKTEMREPRELLETFLTELADKLKERFPVISLLRMSLYKLTVPIDGFAGKVGVELERRF